Genomic segment of Trichoderma breve strain T069 chromosome 7 map unlocalized scaffold00007, whole genome shotgun sequence:
CCTTTGTTCAAGTTGGTTGCTTATAGTGTTGATTTACCATTGCCATCAAGATATCTACAGTACTCTTTCTCATACTTTTTTCTGACTCATTGAACAAAATGACTCCGAAGACCAGACTCATAATCGACACTGACCCCGGTAAACAGTTCGAGATGAATGACACACGGTTGAGAAGCGCTTAATTAACTATTTACAGGCGTTGACGATGTTATTGCCATGCTTTTGGCTTTCAACACCAATCccgagctgctcgaggtCATGTTGATATCTGTTATACATGGAAATGTAGCTGTACGAAGGTGCGAGTGTTCAATCCCCCTACTTCCATTACCTACATCGCTGACTACTCAATAGATGACTCCGTAACGCGCTCGCTCTCTTCCATGTAATTGAAAAGGAGATAGAATGGCGCAAGTCAACAGAACGATCTGAAGGTTTCGAAGTCATGAAATCTCATAAGCCAATCGTGGCTCTAGGAGCGGATCGCCCACTACAAGACGAGATTGTCACCGCTGAGCATATCCGTGAGTGACAACTGTCCTACTCATAGTTACCAGATCAGACGGACTAATATAGGCTCTACAGATGGTGCGGACGGGTTGCACAATGTTCACAATACATACCCTCATCTGGCGCCTTCGGATGCCTGGAATGACCTTTTCGATGGCGACGCAGATGATTCGGCCAAACATGCAACCTACTCGCCTTTCTTTACGGCATCCAAGGCGCCTGCTCACAAGGAGATGCTCCGTATTCTGAAAGATAACCCTCTCGACACTATCAGTATCCTGGCCATGGGTCGACTAACCAATGTAGCCCTTGCAGCTGCCGAAGATCCTGAGACCTTTCTCAAGGTGAAAGAAGTCGTCATTATGGGCGGTGCTGTAAATGTTCCAGGAAACGTAACACCAGTCGCAGAGTTCAACACGTACGCTGATAGAGTTGCGGCGGCTCGACTCTATGCACTTACCTTGTTATTGCCTGTTTCCACCATGCCACCAGCATCCGAGAACTTTGCCAATCTGCCAGCTTATCCAGCTAAACTTAGTCGGCGCTTGAAGTTGACGCTCCTCCCATTGGATATCACCACTAGACACACCATCTCGAAGAATGTTCTCAACCAGCGTATCAAGCCTTTTATCGACGCCGGCAGTCCGCTTGCATTGTGGATCGCTCATTGTCTTAATGGAGCCATAGGCGGTGTCGCGGATATGGTTGGCTATGGCGTGGACGCAGGTTTCTCATTACATGATGTGTGTACGTTCTGGTACGCCATGACGCCAAATGATCCAGCATGGAAAATACCTGATACACCAGAGGATATTCGCATAAAAACAACCGGTCAATGGACTAAAGGCATATATATCATCGACAGTCGAAACAGGTCtcgccaaggccaagcagtTTTAGCTGGCAGTGGGTCTAAACTTGTAGATGAAGGCGGTTTTATCACAGTAGAAGAAGGAGCAGGAGACCCAATGGGATGGTTGAGCCATACGAGAGGCAACAGGCTTAATCGAATTACTTCTTCGCCAGTTGAAGGTGTCTTTGACATCTGGATGGAAAAGGTTTTTGAGAACTAAGCGGGTGCCTCAGGTTATTGGATACGTATAAAGACAATTATGCAAGTTGGGATGTCAGTGAAGATTGGATTTGTCGGATGGATGGAAGCGATGTAAACAGTGTGGCAACAAGAATAGACACTCTGACGCGGGAAACCGTGGCTATGGCAATACAAAACGATATATCTAGTGAGACGACTGTATAGAAGCACTAGGCGTTTGTTGAAAAAGTGTACAAGTCTTAGAAAGAAAGTAGGCACCTGGTAGGTATGGATTAAAATCCGACTCATTTACTTCCATGTCCATCCTGTTATTTCTTTGTCAGGAAGAAAACTCCTGCTCGACGAAACCTTAAGAGGGCAACAGCTCATTTACTACAGCCCTTATTAGAAGATACTTCTTTGACGTTTTCTGCTGTCTTTGCATCGGTTGCATCTGCCTTGGCTGCTGGCTTTCCTCTCTTCACTGGGCTTACCCACTCCATAAATGCGTCCGGAATGGCGTTGAGGCATGCAAATATGACcgacagaagaagaacatgacGAATAGCATTGTTGTAAGCTGTCAAAACGGCAGTTAAATACTGGGGAAACTTGGCTTCGATAAATGGTCGAAGGCTCGAGGCGCCAGTCTCAATGATGTCGCGTGAGTCGATTTCGGGGACCATCTTATGTAGTTGAGAGATGAGCTGATTCTGAAAGATATTTTCAGCTACAGAGAGGAAAATTGTACCTGCAAGAGTCTGAGTGAAAATAAGAGCAGAGGTAGAGAGAGCAATATCGGGGCCTTTGAAGACGGTTTGGGCGACCAtgagaggctgctgagcGCCGATACCAATACCAACGCCCATAATGATGAGAGATGGAACCCTGTGATGAAAGTTAGGATAAAGTGAGGATCAGATGGCGGCTCGAGATGACTGACCAAAGTCCAGTACTTGTATGGGGATCAAATGAGTAGATGAGGCCAGCCCCCACGGAAGATAGTATAGTTGACATGATCATGTTGGGAACAAAATAGCCGATACGAGTTGTCTGGTTCCCTGTTGTTAGCCTGTCGCTCCTTGAAAGACAACTTCCGTCCCACTTACTAGGAACCCTGAGGCTATAACAGCCAAAGATAGACCAGCGCTCATTGTTAGAAAGTAGATGCCCGACTTGTATGCCGAAACGCCCTTGACGGACTGAAACCAGATGGGAACGTAATAGTTGATGACAAAAAAAGCTGAGAATAGACAGAACATGTATATCATCCCAGAAGCCATGGACCTCTGCTTGACAATACGCAGTGGAAGCGTGGCCTTATCACCCTGCTTATATTGAATGAAAACCCACAGGATGAAGAGAACTGCGAAgaggataagaagaaggataATTCTCCAAGAATTCCAAAAATATTGGTTTCCACCCCATtgcaaggccaagagaaggCAGATGACCCAAGGGATAAGTACCAAGGTACCGATGAGGTCGAATCGATCGAGAAACCCCTTAATTGTACCTTTCGTCTTGCGGATGGGGTCAGTGGGGATCTTTACAAGGAAAAGCACCGTCAGTAGGGTCACGGCGCCCAGTGGAAGGTTGATCCAGAAGCACCACCCTAAGTCATGAGAAGTCAGCTTGAAGTCCAAAGGATACGGTTTCATGTTTTTGCTTACTCCAAGTAACTTTGTCAGTGAAGACGCCTCCGAGTGTGGGCGAAGTGATTTGAGCGATGCCCACAGAGCCACCCATGGCGCCGGTGTATTTCGGACGTTTGTGCAATGGTAGACATCTCGAGAGAATCTAGTTTTATTGTTATATATCAACAAATTATTGAATCGAAAAGCAACGACGTGTCTTGAATAATATTTGGGACTTACAATAAGAGTTCCAGAAACGATCCCTGCACCTCCTATTCCCGCCACTGCTCTTCCTACAATCAGAGCGACCGAGCTCGGCGCCGTAGCGCATACAATGGATCCAACTTCAAATATGAGCAGCGCAGTGAGAAATACCCATTTTACTGGAAACTCTGCATAAAGCTTGCCGAAGAAGAGTTGGAAGCAGCAATTGGTCAGGAGGTATGCGGAGCCGTACCAGCCCACATCGTCGAGGGAGTTGAAGTCGCTGGTTATTTTAGGAATAGCAGTAGCAACAACGGTACGATCCTGAAGACATGGTGTAAGTAAGCTATGCCATTTAGGAGAAGAACAGAGGCAATTCGGAGGATTGAAACGGGGAGACGCACGAGGCCGACGCAAAGGGCAGCAAGAAAGAGGCCCACAAAGAGAATGATCAAGTTAATACCACTGGGATAGTCAGTTGCAGGAGGTGTCGGAGTAGCATCAGATGCTTTTTCGACATCTTGGGCAGAGTTCTCTTTGGGCTTGCTGTCGGCTTGAGGGTTTGTCTGGGGAGAGCTAACGTTGGGATCTCTGTGGTTTGTGTGATTAGTCGGAATAGTGAACATTAGCATAGCTATACATGCTAATACTAGGTAATTATAGATTAGTTCTTACTCTTGAGATTTCTCCATTGTTTTTTCAGTTGATGCTCAATGCTTCGTGCCTTGTATGCAAACGAGATTGGAGGTATAAACTCTCTCTCGAAACGTTCTGCAGAGAAAACCCGTTTGAATGAAGAACGAATCTTGATCTAACCATGATGGAAATCCGAAATATTGTCATTTTATGTTGATTAAGCTATGATGCCAAGCTTTACGGCTCCGGACGTGTTGAGGGAGAGCATCCGGAGCACGGGAATTAAAATGCGGACCGGCACCGGGCAGCGCGACATGTTGTTTACTACGGACGCAGCGACACATGAATGAGTATTGATGTCAAATAACATCTTTATTTCCGTATGGTGCATTTTTTATGAGACAATTCTCTTTTATACATAAGATGAAGCTTGTATTTACATCTATTCTGCTACACTTATGGATGAAGGGATGGCATCCTTCCGCCCCACTTGGCCCATTGACCCAAGCTTCAATTACATGAGGTATGAATACAACAAGCAGAAGGGGAGGAAAAAATTTGTGTTTTACAATTGAAAATTAAATGAGCATCTTGTTCGCATATTCTGAGATTTCCAGGCGCGGACCATCAATACTCGGTGCTACTACTTCATTGTCATCTCTAGTCAACCTACCTGTAGGTACATAGCAGTACAGCCTCGACTATGGGGCAGTTTCAGATCGAGATTTACACCGCGGAAAGCATCCTTGGTCCTTTTTCGCTTTTACTCCTCCTTGTGTATTTCAATCTGAATCAATTTCCTTCCAAAATTTATCAcccatctccaagaaaaTATGGTATATGCATCCTGAATCTCACCAAAGGCTGGTCAACGCATCGCATTAGAGCATGGCGCATTATGTAACGCAGCCTTAAGTGCACGGCCCCTTAATTTCATCGTTGCAAACGCAAGGGATCTAACGAATCTACTCTGTATACCTCTCTGCTACCTACTTACTACCTTATACATCAATTATCTTCGGAAGTGCacgggaaaaaaagaaggccaaTATGGCTGACCATTATTGCCATATCTGTTACGTGGAGTTTAATCTCTAAACCCAACTCCATTTACATTTGGAGATGAAACACAACTGGTGCACTCTCTGTGGCAAACGACAATTCAATAACCAAAACGAACTTACAATTCACCAACTTAGCCAACATCCTTTCTGTGAGATCTGTCGAAAGTACTTCTTAAGTCAGTCTAATTTTAAAAATGTATGTTAGTTCCTTATACCCTATACTCCATAGCCTAGATCTCGACCATTTCTGGCAGCTTCTCTACCAGCACAATCTCATTCATTACACTAAAGATGTTGAATGCCCTGGATGCCCTCGAAACTTCGCCACGGACTCTGCCATGGTGCTACATATGGAGGTCGGTAATTGTCCATCGGGAATTAATACcgaaaagatggaaatgatCGCAGGCCATTGTCATTTATGGCCAAGATTCCTCGAcaggaaaaaagaattccCGTACGGATGCCCAACTTGTGGCGAACGTTTTAGATTCATGAGTGGTCTTTTGCAGCATGCTGAGAGCGCGCGGTGCGATGAGAATCTGGATGATGGCCCATTGGCAACATTTCTTCGTTTCCTTAGAGCACGCTTTAGCTAAGAGGCCATAATTCAATGAATATCTTTGCGATCTGGTGGAGGCGGCGCGGTAAATAAATACGCGGTTGGTTGCCCTTCGCGCTGTACAAGCTATATTCACGCGATTTATGAACCTTTATGTTGGCCTCCGACAGGAACTCATATTAAAGTCGTCATCGGTAGACGCATTTCTACCCTCCAGCTTCAATATTAGTGCACTCCGTGTTATCTATCCATTGTGTtggccagaagcaaagaTTCGGTGTTATTCCAATCCGTGCAGGTACCCAGTGTTGGTACTAGCGCTGCAACTCAATCCCAATGCAGGCGTCAGGTTTATTTTCATTGGTGTACGCATGCGAAGCCTAAAACGCTGCATCGCCGATTGACTCATCCGGTGAAGTGAAAATTCAGTGAGAGAGCTGCAAGTACAATGCTTCAGGTTGTAATATGAGATACTGTGCCCACGATGCAACGAAGCgaccttcttttctttcttttccttccccCTTTCATCAATTCATTTAGATTTATTGTTGACTTCGAATTCTTGGAAAATTGGCAAAATTAAAtagggaaagaaaaaaagaaggttCTGCGCACAATGTCGGCTCCCCATCTCAGTAAAGAAGCTCTCTCCACATGGGAAGTCAATGCCGAATTCTGGAACTCTGGCGTCGGCGAGCACGGCAATAAATACTGGAAACAGCTTCAAGAACCGTCTCTCCAGCGCCTCCTTGCCCCCAGCTTCAGCAAGCAGGGCTGCACGGCTTTGGAGTTGGCTACTGGCAATGGTCTTTGTGCTCGCTGGCTCGCGGACAACGGCGCTGCTAGCATCATCGCCACAGATGGCACTTTCGGCATGCTAGAGCAGGCTAAGAAGTACGAGAATGCGGATCGAGATGGCAAAATATCTTTTAGCAAGCTGGACGTGACCGATGCGAACGACTTTGAGCCCCTCGTGGAAAAAGCTGCCGAGGTGATACTCTAAAGTcatttgttttgtttctcgTTCTGGCAATATTTATGCATTGGCTAACCGCCATAATTATGTCTAAAGATTGGCGGTTTCGATATTGTCCTCATGAACATGGCGATCATGGACGTCGCCACTCTTGATCCTCTCGCAGACGCGCTTCCGAAACTACTCAGGAAGGACGGCGTGTAAGTCACCGCCATGCCCATCTAGTTCTTCCTATTCTGAAAAGAGCAAACTCGGTCCTAACATTTACTCTACAATTCAGTTTCGTAGCCACCATCCTCCACCCAGTCTTCTTCACATCCACCTATTCCCGCAACATCGAAATCACATTCGACCCCTTGACCGGCGAGCAACACATCATCCGTAGCAAAGTTATCAAGGAATACCTCCACGTCAAGCCATCTAAAGGCGTTTTCATTGTGGGACAGCCTACAAAACAGGTGAGCTGGAGCTTGTGGCAAATAACCACCTACTGTCGACTTAAGTGAGAGTGTAAGTGGCTGACAGAAAGTAATAGTATTACTTCCACCGCCCTCTCCATGAACTAttcgccgtcttcttcaagagaGGCCTGGCATTGGATGCACTTGAAGAGCCTAGTTTtaccgaagaagatgctgtcCCGGAGAGAGTGGAGGCTTCATGCAACTTTCCACAACTGCCGGCTATCCTGTCATTCCGATTTAAAAGATCAGCTTAGGTTCATGTGGCGGGCTCAGAACCTTCACATCTTATCAAGACTGTGGGTAAGTAGAATAGATCTGAAGAAGTGAATCAAGCTGTAAGACTTAATGCACGCATGTACAGCAGAAAATGATTGATATGGAGAAATATCTattaaaagaagaagattttgTCTGCAAAATAGTCCGACCCAAAAATGATAAGCGCATTGTCAGTCATAATAAAATCGCCTACTTATAATAATCTCTCAATCCTTTCCGTTCTTTGATCTGGATATGCCCCAGGAACTATGTTCGGTACCCTATCCGGGTTTGTTGCTGTCCGAATAAACGCTTCCAAATAACCTGCCCTCTCAAAATTAAGATTCGGTGTATCGCTCTGCAACATCAGAAACTGGAGCGCGCAAGGTAATTCTCGTCGTAAAGTCCCTTCTCCATCCATGTCTATACTTCTAGGTCGTGATTCCAGGCGCTGAAGCTCCAACACCATCTTTTCTCCGTTCCACAAATGCGACTCTGCGGCGTCTGTATTCCCGTTCATGATTTCAAAGATGACAAAGAATAAGGAGCATAGAATGGCTGGTCGTAGGCTCTCTTGAGAAGTGCTTGTCTCTCTTATGAACTGAAGAGCACGGCCGTAATGCCACAAGGCTTTCTCATAATGATTGCATCCCACACCAACTGCTGACTGGGCATATATGAGGGTGAGGACAGCGAGATTAGCGGATTGAACGGCGACGTCGTTTTGTATTAGCATTGGGACGTTTTCTTGCCAAAACCGGGCATCGAAAACCGTGTTgccttggagatgctggtcTGAGTTGAGTGAGTTGAGATTTGCGTGCGGTTCTCTGTCTCTCGCTGGGCTTCTGGCATCAGAAAAGAGTAGTCCCAGCCCTTGATTCGCCGGACAATGAGGATTGTTTGTATTCATGGTCGGATGAGAAGAGGAACTGCTTTCCATCTTATCCGATATTGTCACTGTATCCAATGGCTTCCTGATACAATAGGTGCAGCGGCAGATGTCtccagaggaagaagaaattgagGATTTGTCAGACAAAGGTTTGTACTGTATCTTTGCTCAATCTTTCGTCATGTTTGCTTCGGTAATCGGCGttggggagaaaaaaaatagaaggagaaggagaaatagACGAAGCCAGCTGAACTCAGATAGACGGTAATTGAGATGCACGTGGAATGTCTCACATACTTCGCGTTCCGGAAATTACTCCTCAAGGGAGAGTTGATGCCAAGACGTCAGGCTTAAAGGTACTACCAAGATCTGTTGAGATGCGTCAAGGGACCTGTGAGATGTAGTAATGTCCTGGGTATTACAAACTGATGGATACTCAGCATATCATCCAATTGGGCGCATGTCCTACATTACAAATTGAATCTAAAGTAAAGTATAGACAATAGTTCTATTTTGCTTTATTTATTACCTTACGAATTATGAATCGTGGACGGCGTTTGTGTCTATTACTATTGCATGTGTCAAAGCCTGCTGCTACTAATAAATATTCTGGGGTAATACCGCCGTGGTTGTACATGCATGAGGTAAGAGGTATACGTTCCAAGCAGCCTCTCATGTAATCGGCACTGTAGAATCTCAAACATGATATGGGGCCATTTGTTGAATTTGCGTATTACTACCTGTACCCCGAGTTGGAGTACTGAGCTGCTACGAACAAATCACGTAGACCGACATGGGTAACTTTTTGCGATTCTTAGTACCTGTAACTCAGAATTCTTTCTACATCTCAATGCCAGCATCTTCCGCAAGAACATAAAGGGGGAAATAAGAGGAAACAAACAggtaaatataataaaaactaacGGCAAACCAATGTCAAGTAATATGGAATACGTGAATGGGCGAGCTTGCATGTGATGATCAAATTCATCAGAGCGAAAGCCGCCGTTTGCCGCCTGAGACTTACATCACACAACTCGCCACAATTTgcgaaaagcaaaagagaaaagtcaaagtgaaagaagaataagaaatagaaagagaaaaacagGATAAAGTCATGTATCCTGTCATATTTTCCCCCCAAGTTTCTCATAAGGCACAGAATTACAACAACTGAGTTTCCTGTACCTTGACTAACAAAGCCTCTCCCGCGCCGTTGCCGATTCTGGCTCGCCGGTTCGGACCCTGAAAAGGCGGGGTATCTGCAGCAGTTTTCATACCTAAGGTAGTTGGACGTTGGATCTCAAGTCTACGTAAATTGAGGCGCCATCAGTTGACATGAGACTCTTCTGTTTATAGAATATAGACTTTTACTACTTTTTTCATTATTTGTCATGTTTTTTTGTAGTACAAGCACTTAGTTAGTGGTGATATGAGGCATTGCCTTGCTTACATGACCCAGGTCAAGATGGGGACAAAAGAGACTAAGAGAGTTAGCATGGTCGTTCGCCGATGACTCTAAACACCTTGCTACATACGGCAACGAAACTATCCTCTGTCGATATTACCTGCGATCTTACAGCCTTGGAGTATTGCAGTATTacacaagcaaaaagacaaaccTTAGTAGTGTTCCAGAAACTCCAGCCGCCCATCATgtcatcctcagcctcggcctcatccctcccatcctcttcctcccccaccatcatcctcaccaaTCCCACCCCTCAAGAACGCACCCGAACCTGGCTCTACAACCAGACCGAATGGGGCAACAGCCTCACCGTCCCGGACTATCTCGAGCGCGAAGAgtatcttctctccatccctCTCGCCCGCAACGGCGGCATCACCAACTGGATCCTCACAGACGACGCCGCCGCCCCGGTCAACGGTGAGCGTCCCGTCCTGGCCGCCTGCGAAACCCTGCGCAAGCGAGCCCTCGTGAGAAACCGCGATGGCAGCGTCCAAGATGTATTCGCCTACGGCATCGCCAGCGTCTTCACTCACAAGGAGTTCCGTGGCCGGGGGTATGCCGGCAAGATGATTGAGCTGCTGCGCGGATACATGGCGGCTCAGCAGCGGGAAATTGGCGAGCCGGCGTTTTC
This window contains:
- a CDS encoding methyltransferase domain-containing protein, coding for MSAPHLSKEALSTWEVNAEFWNSGVGEHGNKYWKQLQEPSLQRLLAPSFSKQGCTALELATGNGLCARWLADNGAASIIATDGTFGMLEQAKKYENADRDGKISFSKLDVTDANDFEPLVEKAAEIGGFDIVLMNMAIMDVATLDPLADALPKLLRKDGVFVATILHPVFFTSTYSRNIEITFDPLTGEQHIIRSKVIKEYLHVKPSKGVFIVGQPTKQYYFHRPLHELFAVFFKRGLALDALEEPSFTEEDAVPERVEASCNFPQLPAILSFRFKRSA
- a CDS encoding inosine-uridine preferring nucleoside hydrolase domain-containing protein; its protein translation is MKSHKPIVALGADRPLQDEIVTAEHIHGADGLHNVHNTYPHLAPSDAWNDLFDGDADDSAKHATYSPFFTASKAPAHKEMLRILKDNPLDTISILAMGRLTNVALAAAEDPETFLKVKEVVIMGGAVNVPGNVTPVAEFNTYADRVAAARLYALTLLLPVSTMPPASENFANLPAYPAKLSRRLKLTLLPLDITTRHTISKNVLNQRIKPFIDAGSPLALWIAHCLNGAIGGVADMVGYGVDAGFSLHDVCTFWYAMTPNDPAWKIPDTPEDIRIKTTGQWTKGIYIIDSRNRSRQGQAVLAGKEGAGDPMGWLSHTRGNRLNRITSSPVEGVFDIWMEKVFEN
- a CDS encoding major facilitator superfamily domain-containing protein, translating into MEKSQEDPNVSSPQTNPQADSKPKENSAQDVEKASDATPTPPATDYPSGINLIILFVGLFLAALCVGLDRTVVATAIPKITSDFNSLDDVGWYGSAYLLTNCCFQLFFGKLYAEFPVKWVFLTALLIFEVGSIVCATAPSSVALIVGRAVAGIGGAGIVSGTLIILSRCLPLHKRPKYTGAMGGSVGIAQITSPTLGGVFTDKVTWRWCFWINLPLGAVTLLTVLFLVKIPTDPIRKTKGTIKGFLDRFDLIGTLVLIPWVICLLLALQWGGNQYFWNSWRIILLLILFAVLFILWVFIQYKQGDKATLPLRIVKQRSMASGMIYMFCLFSAFFVINYYVPIWFQSVKGVSAYKSGIYFLTMSAGLSLAVIASGFLTTRIGYFVPNMIMSTILSSVGAGLIYSFDPHTSTGLWVPSLIIMGVGIGIGAQQPLMVAQTVFKGPDIALSTSALIFTQTLAGTIFLSVAENIFQNQLISQLHKMVPEIDSRDIIETGASSLRPFIEAKFPQYLTAVLTAYNNAIRHVLLLSVIFACLNAIPDAFMEWVSPVKRGKPAAKADATDAKTAENVKEVSSNKGCSK